A part of Microbacterium terregens genomic DNA contains:
- the hemC gene encoding hydroxymethylbilane synthase, whose translation MTALFKPGAPLRIGTRASALAVAQTAATAAHLGDHELVTISSEGDRSSAPLASLGGTGVFVSALRDALLAGEVDLVVHSFKDLPTAEADGIRLAAVPKRADARDALATRDGVTLARLPLGSRVGTGSPRRRAQLLAARPDLDVVGIRGNVDSRLGRLYHADDDRRVDGLVLAAAGLERLGRLGEASELLDIDFWPTAPAQGALALEVRTDAADALVERVASVDHTPTRAAATAERGVLARLEAGCSAPIAASARLEGSVLTLTATVYAVDGANRLTAAGTEAIDPDAIGMADLDRAAHALADRVATELLERGAARLAPLGGVR comes from the coding sequence ATGACCGCCCTGTTCAAGCCCGGCGCGCCGCTGCGCATCGGAACCCGCGCCAGCGCGCTCGCCGTCGCCCAGACGGCCGCCACCGCCGCGCACCTCGGCGACCACGAACTGGTCACCATCAGCTCGGAGGGTGATCGCTCCAGCGCTCCGCTCGCGTCGCTCGGCGGCACCGGCGTCTTCGTCTCGGCGCTGCGCGACGCGCTCCTGGCAGGGGAGGTCGACCTCGTCGTGCATTCGTTCAAGGACCTCCCGACGGCGGAGGCGGACGGCATCCGCCTCGCGGCCGTGCCGAAACGCGCGGACGCCCGCGATGCCCTCGCCACCCGCGACGGTGTGACGCTCGCGCGCCTGCCGCTCGGATCGCGCGTCGGAACGGGTTCTCCCAGGCGGCGGGCGCAGCTGCTGGCGGCGCGCCCCGATCTGGACGTCGTCGGCATCCGGGGCAACGTCGATTCCCGCCTCGGGCGCCTGTACCACGCCGACGACGACCGCCGCGTCGACGGGCTGGTGCTCGCCGCCGCAGGACTCGAACGGCTCGGGCGACTGGGTGAGGCCTCGGAGCTGCTCGATATCGACTTCTGGCCGACCGCGCCCGCCCAGGGTGCGCTGGCGCTGGAGGTGCGCACGGACGCCGCGGACGCCCTCGTGGAAAGGGTGGCCTCCGTGGATCACACCCCGACACGAGCGGCCGCCACCGCCGAACGTGGTGTGCTCGCGCGTCTGGAGGCCGGATGCTCGGCGCCGATCGCCGCCTCCGCTCGGCTCGAGGGCAGCGTCCTCACCCTCACGGCCACGGTCTACGCCGTCGACGGTGCGAACCGGCTCACCGCGGCAGGCACGGAAGCGATCGATCCGGACGCGATCGGCATGGCAGACCTCGATCGTGCGGCGCACGCCCTCGCGGACCGGGTCGCCACCGAACTGCTCGAGCGGGGGGCCGCCCGCCTCGCGCCGCTCGGCGGTGTGCGATGA
- a CDS encoding glutamyl-tRNA reductase, giving the protein MLLCVSVSHRTADFDLLGRLSEGATAGAATTLLADGRARGAVLVSTCNRIEAYLDVAPGADTSVAEATLRTLAGTADLPHDALRERAQVLSGAPALHHLFAVTSGLESLAVGEEEIAGQVRRAYEAAREASSTTPELDTAFQRAAKVSRDVRSATSLGKAGRSLVQFALQLAGTRLTDWRQTRVLIVGTGNYAATTVAALRTLGVSELSVYSLTGRAEKFAKSYGVRPERGLRDAVAAADVIITCTNTYSLTVEEIPDDARRTIIDLGLPRNVDPAVGRLPGVELMDLELIATHARLPKLAPDATARQLVSSAADAFAAEQTAAPAIVAFRSHVFDALDSELARLASKSVPPEQAAAVTQALRHFAGALLHDPTQRARELAARGHVGQFEAGLAAVFGIDATSARGTITPLRPPATETGAAETGSA; this is encoded by the coding sequence GTGCTTCTCTGCGTCTCCGTGTCCCACCGAACAGCGGACTTCGATCTGCTCGGTCGCCTCTCCGAGGGTGCGACCGCGGGTGCGGCGACGACTCTGCTGGCCGACGGCCGCGCGCGCGGCGCCGTTCTCGTGTCCACCTGCAACCGCATCGAGGCCTACCTGGACGTCGCGCCGGGAGCGGACACGAGCGTCGCCGAGGCCACGCTGCGCACGCTCGCCGGAACGGCGGACCTGCCGCATGACGCGTTGCGCGAACGCGCACAAGTGCTGTCGGGGGCGCCCGCACTCCATCACCTGTTCGCCGTGACATCCGGGTTGGAGTCGCTCGCCGTCGGTGAGGAGGAGATCGCCGGCCAGGTGCGCCGCGCCTATGAGGCTGCCCGTGAGGCCAGCTCGACGACGCCGGAACTCGATACCGCGTTCCAGCGCGCAGCCAAGGTCTCCCGCGATGTGCGCTCGGCGACGTCTCTCGGAAAAGCCGGGCGCTCGCTCGTCCAGTTCGCGCTGCAGCTGGCGGGCACGCGCCTGACCGACTGGCGCCAGACACGCGTGCTGATCGTCGGGACAGGAAACTACGCGGCGACGACGGTCGCGGCGCTACGGACACTCGGTGTCTCCGAGCTCTCCGTCTACTCGCTGACCGGCCGTGCCGAGAAGTTCGCCAAGAGCTACGGGGTCCGCCCCGAGCGGGGGCTGCGGGATGCCGTCGCCGCCGCCGACGTCATCATCACGTGCACCAACACCTACTCGCTGACGGTCGAGGAGATCCCCGACGACGCACGCCGGACGATCATCGATCTCGGACTGCCTCGCAACGTCGACCCCGCGGTCGGCAGGCTCCCGGGAGTCGAGCTCATGGACCTCGAGCTCATCGCCACCCACGCGCGCCTGCCCAAACTCGCCCCCGATGCGACGGCGCGGCAGCTCGTTTCGTCCGCGGCCGACGCGTTCGCCGCCGAGCAGACCGCGGCCCCTGCCATCGTCGCTTTCCGCTCCCACGTCTTCGACGCCCTCGACAGCGAACTCGCACGGCTCGCGTCGAAGTCCGTTCCCCCGGAGCAGGCCGCGGCCGTCACGCAGGCCTTGCGCCACTTCGCCGGGGCGCTCCTGCACGACCCGACCCAGCGCGCCCGCGAACTGGCAGCGCGCGGGCACGTGGGTCAGTTCGAGGCGGGGCTGGCCGCTGTCTTCGGGATCGACGCGACGAGCGCGCGCGGCACGATCACGCCGCTCCGGCCGCCCGCGACCGAAACAGGCGCCGCCGAGACCGGCAGCGCCTGA
- the hemQ gene encoding hydrogen peroxide-dependent heme synthase — MTMTNETQDRVGYTLWAVYARPDNAEPADAGTAALAAAVDAVAETGVTLRGIYDVSGLRADADVMLWLTGDDAQRLQAALRMLRRVAPLAALTPRWNALGVHRDAEFTRDHSPSFMRGLGPKDWVTVYPFVRSLDWYILPEDERRGMLGEHGRMGREYPQVQANTVASFALGDYEWILALEADDPIDLVDLMRHLRATEARRHVREEVPFFTGRRIELEELAEVLS; from the coding sequence ATGACCATGACGAACGAGACGCAGGACCGAGTGGGCTACACGCTCTGGGCCGTCTACGCCCGCCCCGACAACGCCGAGCCCGCCGACGCCGGAACGGCGGCGCTCGCCGCCGCGGTGGACGCGGTCGCCGAGACGGGAGTGACGCTCCGCGGCATCTACGACGTCTCGGGGCTGCGCGCGGACGCCGACGTGATGCTGTGGCTGACCGGCGACGACGCTCAGCGGTTGCAGGCGGCCCTGCGCATGCTGCGCCGCGTCGCACCGCTGGCGGCACTCACGCCGCGCTGGAACGCCCTGGGCGTGCACCGCGACGCCGAGTTCACGCGCGACCACTCGCCGTCGTTCATGCGCGGGCTGGGCCCGAAGGACTGGGTGACCGTCTACCCGTTCGTGCGCAGCCTGGACTGGTACATCCTGCCCGAGGACGAGCGCCGCGGCATGCTCGGCGAGCACGGTCGCATGGGCCGGGAGTACCCCCAGGTGCAGGCAAACACGGTCGCCTCCTTCGCCCTCGGCGACTATGAGTGGATTCTCGCGCTCGAAGCCGACGACCCGATCGACCTCGTGGATCTCATGCGCCACCTGCGTGCCACCGAGGCGCGCCGGCACGTCCGTGAGGAGGTCCCGTTCTTCACAGGGCGCCGGATCGAACTCGAGGAGCTGGCCGAGGTGCTCTCATGA
- the hemE gene encoding uroporphyrinogen decarboxylase: protein MSSSASHPLNDGRTSTSALVTALRGQRPERTPVWFMRQAGRSLPEYRELRVGTAMLDACLNPELASEITLQPVRRHGVDAAVFFSDIVIPLRLAGVPVEIVPGRGPVLESPIRSASDILRLRPIDPDALDPIREGVARTVAELGSTPLVGFAGAPFTLASYLVEGGPSKDQMRARSLMVSDPSAWAQLLNWCADVSGAFLRAQVEAGASAVQLFDSWVGSLSRSDYQRRVAPHSRRTLSALRGLNMPIIHFGVGSGDVLDLMAGIGADAIGVDWRLPLDEASRRLGGNVVLQGNIDPAFLTAPWESLRAHVLDVLERGKSAPAHVVNLGHGVPPETDPEVLTRIVGLVHEASVGAVPV from the coding sequence ATGTCTTCCTCCGCGTCGCATCCCCTCAATGACGGTCGAACCAGCACGTCTGCGCTGGTCACAGCCCTCCGCGGTCAGCGCCCCGAACGCACCCCGGTGTGGTTCATGCGCCAGGCCGGCCGCAGCCTTCCCGAGTACCGAGAGCTGCGCGTGGGCACCGCGATGCTCGATGCGTGCCTGAACCCCGAGCTCGCCAGTGAGATCACGCTGCAGCCCGTGCGCCGCCACGGCGTGGATGCGGCGGTGTTCTTCAGCGACATCGTGATCCCCCTTCGGCTCGCCGGCGTTCCCGTCGAGATCGTGCCCGGGCGTGGCCCCGTCCTGGAGTCGCCGATCCGCTCGGCCTCGGACATCCTGCGCCTGCGGCCGATCGATCCGGATGCGCTCGACCCCATCCGCGAAGGGGTCGCCCGCACGGTGGCCGAGCTGGGCAGCACCCCGCTCGTCGGGTTCGCCGGTGCGCCCTTCACCCTCGCGTCGTACCTCGTCGAGGGCGGGCCGTCGAAGGATCAGATGCGCGCGCGCAGCCTGATGGTCTCGGACCCCTCCGCGTGGGCACAGCTTCTGAACTGGTGCGCCGACGTGTCCGGCGCGTTCCTTCGTGCGCAGGTCGAGGCGGGCGCCAGCGCCGTGCAGCTGTTCGACTCCTGGGTCGGCTCCCTGTCCCGCAGCGACTACCAGCGCCGCGTCGCCCCGCACTCCCGGCGGACGCTCTCGGCCCTGCGCGGTCTGAACATGCCGATCATCCACTTCGGCGTGGGCAGCGGCGACGTGCTGGATCTGATGGCCGGAATCGGTGCGGATGCCATCGGGGTGGACTGGCGACTCCCGTTGGACGAGGCGTCGCGTCGACTCGGCGGGAACGTGGTGCTGCAGGGGAACATCGACCCGGCGTTCCTGACGGCGCCATGGGAGTCGCTGCGCGCACACGTGCTGGACGTGCTGGAGCGCGGTAAGTCGGCGCCGGCGCACGTGGTCAACCTCGGCCACGGTGTTCCGCCGGAGACCGACCCAGAGGTGCTGACGCGCATCGTGGGTCTCGTGCACGAAGCCTCGGTCGGCGCCGTCCCGGTCTGA
- a CDS encoding DUF2510 domain-containing protein, translating to MATTPPGWYDDERGALRWWDGTQWTEHVQTPDAETAVPRAPGASADDVLLAAPVDPPADGDSVPPAAPTLSDARRTSAPASASWFDAAPEGADPAATPPGYPGGFPGGQAPSGAFIAATEPKKSKLWILWVVLGIVLLGVVILATVLIPMVMGNLAGGGSGGNAEDEAAAVAAVEQYDEAWRTNDCDKFTAATTESLRAALELVDCAAFSAASQGFIDSVQNYEVNVTSVQSQDEQIRVETTETYSSLVDAEGTPVDQPVEYEDRYAYIVVPSGDGWAINEAVTNE from the coding sequence ATGGCCACGACACCACCCGGCTGGTACGACGACGAACGCGGCGCGCTGCGCTGGTGGGACGGTACCCAGTGGACCGAGCACGTGCAGACTCCGGATGCCGAGACCGCCGTTCCGCGCGCACCGGGCGCGTCCGCCGACGATGTGCTCCTCGCTGCGCCAGTGGATCCGCCCGCGGATGGGGACTCCGTCCCGCCCGCTGCGCCGACGCTGAGCGACGCGCGTCGCACGTCCGCGCCGGCGTCAGCCAGTTGGTTCGATGCGGCGCCCGAGGGTGCGGACCCCGCGGCGACACCCCCCGGATACCCGGGCGGGTTCCCCGGCGGACAGGCGCCCTCAGGGGCGTTCATCGCGGCGACCGAGCCCAAGAAGTCCAAGCTCTGGATCCTCTGGGTCGTGCTGGGCATCGTGCTCCTGGGCGTGGTCATCCTCGCCACGGTGCTCATCCCCATGGTCATGGGCAACCTCGCGGGCGGCGGCAGCGGCGGCAACGCCGAGGACGAGGCCGCGGCGGTCGCGGCGGTGGAGCAGTATGACGAGGCGTGGCGCACCAACGACTGCGACAAGTTCACCGCGGCCACGACCGAGAGTCTGCGCGCGGCGCTGGAACTCGTGGACTGCGCCGCGTTCTCGGCCGCATCTCAGGGCTTCATCGACTCTGTCCAGAACTATGAGGTGAACGTGACCTCGGTCCAGTCCCAGGACGAGCAGATCCGCGTCGAGACGACGGAGACGTACTCCAGCCTCGTCGACGCGGAGGGGACTCCGGTGGACCAGCCGGTCGAGTATGAGGACCGCTACGCATACATCGTGGTGCCCTCCGGCGACGGATGGGCGATCAACGAGGCCGTGACGAACGAGTGA
- the cls gene encoding cardiolipin synthase, with translation MDAFGTNLVWIAAALVDLAIKIAALIIIPRRRKPTAAMAWLLAIFLIPYVGILLFLLIGSFRLPKKRRAQQQRINELIAERVAGRNEPAEAAGWPRWFQRVVDQNLRLTALPAVGGNSATLLGDYRGSIDAMAAEIDTATSFVHVEFFIVAWDDTTRGFFSAMERAIARGVTVRLLADHLPSAKIPGSKETFAELDRIGVTWSWMLPVMPFKGKYQRPDLRNHRKLVVVDGRVAFMGSQNLIARTYDSPKNIKRGLQWQELMSRLTGPVVASVNAVFLSDWMIETGEFLDREHVPAAELPRSTSPDELVCQVVPSGPAYPTENNLRMFLSLIYGATERVIITSPYFVPDEAMVYAITTACQRGLEVQLFVSEIGDQGLVYHAQRSYYSDLLEAGVRIFLYPAPYILHAKHLSIDDDIAFIGSSNMDIRSFSLNAESSLLVRGRSFVADMRAVEQGYRDAGRELTLEAWRREPTRATFLDGLARLTSALN, from the coding sequence ATGGATGCGTTCGGCACCAACCTCGTCTGGATCGCCGCGGCTCTGGTGGACCTCGCGATCAAGATCGCCGCGCTCATCATCATCCCGAGACGCCGGAAACCGACCGCCGCGATGGCGTGGCTGCTGGCGATCTTCCTCATCCCGTACGTTGGGATCCTGCTGTTCCTTCTGATCGGCTCCTTCCGGCTGCCGAAGAAGCGCCGCGCGCAGCAGCAGCGGATCAACGAGCTGATCGCCGAGCGCGTGGCCGGGCGGAACGAACCCGCGGAGGCGGCGGGCTGGCCGCGCTGGTTCCAGCGTGTGGTCGACCAGAACCTGAGGCTGACCGCGCTGCCCGCGGTCGGAGGGAACAGCGCGACCCTCCTGGGCGATTACCGCGGGTCGATCGACGCCATGGCGGCCGAGATCGACACGGCGACATCGTTCGTGCACGTCGAGTTCTTCATCGTGGCGTGGGATGACACGACCCGCGGATTCTTCTCCGCGATGGAGCGCGCCATCGCGCGCGGGGTGACCGTGCGGCTCCTGGCAGACCACCTTCCGTCGGCGAAGATCCCCGGCAGCAAGGAGACCTTCGCCGAACTGGATCGCATCGGCGTGACGTGGTCGTGGATGCTGCCGGTCATGCCGTTCAAGGGCAAGTACCAGCGCCCCGACCTCCGCAACCACCGCAAGCTCGTCGTGGTCGACGGCCGCGTGGCGTTCATGGGATCGCAGAACCTGATCGCCCGCACGTACGACTCGCCGAAGAACATCAAGCGCGGCCTGCAGTGGCAGGAGCTCATGAGCCGCCTGACCGGCCCGGTGGTGGCATCGGTCAACGCCGTCTTCCTCTCCGACTGGATGATCGAGACCGGCGAGTTCCTCGACAGGGAGCACGTGCCGGCGGCGGAGCTGCCCCGCAGCACCTCGCCCGATGAGCTCGTGTGCCAGGTGGTGCCGAGCGGGCCGGCGTACCCGACGGAGAACAACCTGCGGATGTTCCTGTCGCTCATCTACGGCGCGACCGAGCGGGTCATCATCACGAGCCCGTACTTCGTCCCCGACGAAGCCATGGTGTACGCGATCACCACCGCGTGCCAGCGGGGGCTGGAGGTGCAGCTGTTCGTCTCGGAGATCGGCGACCAGGGGCTGGTCTATCACGCGCAACGCTCGTACTACAGCGACCTCCTCGAGGCCGGGGTGCGGATCTTCCTCTATCCCGCGCCTTACATCCTGCACGCCAAGCACTTGTCGATCGACGATGACATCGCGTTCATCGGGTCGAGCAACATGGACATCCGCTCGTTCAGCCTCAACGCCGAATCCTCGCTCCTCGTGCGCGGTCGATCCTTCGTGGCGGATATGCGCGCGGTGGAGCAGGGCTACCGGGATGCCGGGCGCGAACTCACCCTCGAGGCGTGGCGGCGCGAGCCGACGAGAGCGACCTTCCTGGACGGCCTCGCGCGGCTGACGTCAGCGCTGAACTGA
- the hemB gene encoding porphobilinogen synthase, whose product MSSPDGPVPEIRPRRVRGSAAWRRLVAQTRLNPAELVLPMFVREGVNEPVPISSMPGVVQHTLDSLKPALEDAAAAGIGGVMLFGVPAHKDAIGSGADDPDGILNVATRVAVAEVGDALVIQTDLCLDEFTDHGHCGVLDRQGRVDNDASLERYRSMALAQASSGSALLGLSGMMDGQVRAVRDVLDAHGHQDAAILGYAAKYASALYGPFREAVQSSLAGDRRTYQLDPANAREGVREAAIDVDEGADVVMVKPASLYLDVLSRVAAASPVPVWAYQVSGEYSMIEAAAAHGWIDRERAVLESLVSIRRAGADAILTYWAVEAARLIREGSPA is encoded by the coding sequence ATGAGTTCTCCGGACGGGCCGGTGCCCGAGATCCGCCCTCGCCGCGTGCGCGGCAGCGCGGCCTGGCGACGACTGGTCGCCCAGACGCGCCTGAACCCCGCCGAGCTCGTCCTGCCGATGTTCGTCCGCGAGGGCGTCAACGAGCCGGTGCCCATCTCATCGATGCCCGGGGTCGTCCAGCACACGCTGGACTCGTTGAAGCCCGCGCTCGAGGACGCGGCAGCCGCCGGCATCGGCGGCGTGATGCTGTTCGGCGTGCCCGCGCACAAGGACGCCATCGGCTCGGGCGCCGACGACCCGGACGGCATCCTCAACGTCGCCACGCGCGTCGCGGTCGCAGAGGTCGGTGACGCCCTCGTGATCCAGACCGACCTGTGCCTGGACGAGTTCACCGACCACGGCCACTGCGGCGTCCTCGACCGACAGGGGCGCGTCGACAACGATGCGAGTCTGGAGCGGTATCGCTCGATGGCGCTCGCCCAGGCGTCCTCCGGCTCGGCGCTGCTCGGCCTGTCCGGCATGATGGACGGCCAGGTGCGGGCGGTGCGCGACGTGCTGGACGCGCACGGACACCAGGATGCCGCGATCCTCGGGTACGCCGCCAAATACGCCTCTGCGCTGTACGGGCCGTTCCGCGAAGCCGTCCAGTCCTCACTCGCGGGGGATCGCCGGACCTACCAGCTCGACCCGGCCAACGCCCGCGAGGGGGTGCGCGAGGCCGCGATCGACGTCGACGAGGGCGCCGACGTCGTGATGGTCAAGCCCGCGTCGCTCTACCTGGACGTCCTGTCGAGAGTGGCTGCGGCATCCCCTGTCCCGGTCTGGGCGTACCAGGTCAGCGGCGAGTACTCGATGATCGAGGCCGCGGCCGCCCACGGCTGGATCGACCGCGAGCGCGCCGTGCTCGAATCGCTCGTGTCCATCCGCCGCGCCGGCGCCGACGCGATCCTCACGTATTGGGCCGTCGAGGCGGCCCGGCTGATCCGCGAAGGGAGCCCCGCATGA
- a CDS encoding protoporphyrinogen/coproporphyrinogen oxidase yields MTQPPVQPVSKPVPSSALPAPTRVLVVGAGVAGLVVARDLARSGIQVTVFDAADRVGGQLASISLAGLDVDAAAESFATRGGAVAQLASELGLVDDLVLPRASPAWLIGRHGEAHPLPAASVLGIPADPRGQDVVDAIGRRGSWRARWDSFVPLRRPEAYRSFGDLVRRRMGARVLDGLVAPVVRGVYSSVPEALSLAQASPGLPDALRASRSLGAAVARLRAASPAGSQVAGLRGGVHRLAAALEQDARAAGAAFVLGARVVSVDASGVGLESGERIEGRVVLASAAAAGPALRARAITLATAVVDASDLDTAPRGTGALVEAGGGAVTARALTHSSAKWQWLADRLPAHRHVVRLSYDEMPDDPEAVVTADLRAITGARIDRLVELDVRTWTRTLEAAPSARGLEAAGEAASVTGLAAIVPAARATAERIKADVTAARQGDAEG; encoded by the coding sequence ATGACTCAGCCTCCGGTGCAGCCGGTCTCGAAACCCGTTCCGTCCTCGGCGCTCCCGGCTCCGACGCGCGTTCTGGTGGTCGGCGCCGGTGTCGCGGGACTGGTCGTCGCGCGCGATCTGGCCCGATCCGGCATCCAGGTCACCGTGTTCGATGCCGCCGATCGCGTCGGCGGCCAACTCGCCAGCATCAGCCTTGCGGGCCTGGACGTCGACGCTGCCGCCGAGTCTTTCGCCACACGCGGCGGCGCGGTCGCGCAGCTGGCTTCCGAACTGGGCCTGGTCGATGACCTGGTCCTGCCGCGTGCGTCGCCCGCGTGGCTGATCGGACGCCACGGCGAGGCGCATCCGCTGCCCGCCGCGAGCGTGCTGGGAATCCCCGCCGACCCGCGCGGGCAGGACGTCGTCGATGCCATCGGCCGGCGCGGTTCCTGGCGGGCGCGATGGGACTCGTTCGTGCCGTTGCGTCGGCCGGAGGCGTACCGCTCATTCGGTGACCTGGTGCGGCGTCGCATGGGTGCCCGTGTGCTCGACGGCCTGGTCGCACCGGTCGTGCGCGGCGTCTACTCGAGCGTGCCTGAGGCGCTCTCGCTGGCCCAGGCCTCGCCCGGCCTGCCCGATGCGCTGCGCGCGAGCCGGTCGCTGGGTGCCGCGGTCGCGCGGCTGCGGGCGGCGAGCCCCGCCGGTTCGCAGGTCGCCGGCCTGCGTGGCGGAGTGCACCGGCTCGCCGCAGCACTCGAACAGGATGCCCGCGCCGCCGGCGCCGCCTTCGTCCTCGGTGCCCGGGTCGTCAGCGTCGATGCGAGCGGTGTGGGACTCGAAAGCGGTGAGCGCATCGAGGGACGCGTCGTCCTCGCGAGCGCCGCCGCGGCGGGACCAGCCCTGCGAGCCCGGGCGATCACGCTCGCGACCGCCGTGGTCGACGCCTCGGATCTGGACACCGCCCCGCGCGGGACCGGCGCCCTGGTCGAGGCCGGCGGGGGCGCGGTGACGGCACGCGCCCTGACGCACTCGTCCGCGAAGTGGCAGTGGCTCGCCGACCGGCTGCCCGCGCACCGTCACGTGGTGCGCCTCTCGTACGATGAGATGCCCGATGACCCGGAGGCGGTCGTGACTGCCGACCTTCGCGCGATCACAGGTGCGCGGATCGATCGGCTCGTCGAACTCGACGTGCGCACCTGGACTCGCACCCTCGAAGCCGCCCCGAGCGCGCGCGGTCTGGAGGCCGCCGGCGAGGCGGCGTCCGTGACCGGGCTCGCCGCGATCGTGCCTGCGGCTCGAGCCACTGCCGAACGGATCAAAGCCGACGTGACAGCCGCCCGTCAGGGCGACGCGGAAGGATGA
- a CDS encoding ferrochelatase gives MSDTTVLAASPAAAAGPEHVETPVAYDGILLAGFGGPEGQEDVIPFLRNVTRGRGIPDERLEEVAHHYRHFGGVSPINAQNRALKAALEAELAARGIDLPVYWGNRNWAPFLEQAVQDAAADGRATLLAIATSAYSSYSSCRQYREDLARALDAAEREGGFAPGTVTIDKVRQFFDHPGFVHAFTEGVTTAVRDLIGDGVPAGRIRVLFSTHSIPTSDAQRSGPRDRDFGAGGAYAAQHEAVAATVMAQVADTIPAAAETGWELVYQSRSGPPTQPWLEPDVNDVIGELPGRGIEAVVIVPLGFVSDHMEVLWDLDTEAMEAAEAAGIRAVRTPTPGVDPAFVSGLVDLVVERRDGTPAAERPHLTPLGPWFDVCRPACCENIRAGFKPAVSGVLP, from the coding sequence ATGAGCGACACCACCGTCCTGGCCGCGAGCCCCGCCGCAGCGGCAGGTCCCGAGCACGTCGAGACGCCGGTCGCCTACGACGGCATCCTGCTGGCCGGATTCGGCGGCCCCGAGGGGCAGGAGGACGTGATCCCCTTCCTGCGCAACGTGACGCGGGGACGCGGCATCCCGGACGAGAGGTTGGAAGAGGTCGCCCACCACTACCGGCACTTCGGGGGCGTGAGCCCGATCAACGCCCAGAACCGCGCGCTGAAAGCCGCCCTCGAGGCCGAGCTGGCCGCGCGCGGCATCGATCTGCCGGTGTACTGGGGCAACCGCAACTGGGCGCCGTTCCTGGAACAGGCGGTTCAGGATGCCGCGGCCGACGGCCGCGCGACGCTGCTCGCGATCGCCACCAGCGCGTACAGCTCGTACTCCAGCTGCCGGCAGTACCGCGAGGACCTGGCACGGGCTCTGGATGCCGCGGAGCGCGAAGGCGGCTTTGCCCCGGGAACCGTCACCATCGACAAGGTGCGCCAGTTCTTCGACCACCCCGGCTTCGTGCACGCGTTCACCGAGGGCGTGACCACGGCGGTGCGGGACCTGATCGGCGACGGCGTCCCTGCGGGGCGCATCCGTGTGCTGTTCTCCACGCACAGCATCCCCACCTCGGATGCGCAGCGCTCCGGACCGCGTGATCGCGACTTCGGTGCCGGCGGCGCCTACGCCGCGCAGCACGAGGCGGTCGCGGCGACGGTGATGGCGCAGGTCGCGGACACGATCCCCGCGGCGGCGGAGACCGGCTGGGAGCTGGTGTACCAGTCCCGCTCGGGGCCGCCCACCCAGCCGTGGCTCGAGCCGGACGTCAATGACGTCATCGGCGAGCTGCCGGGGCGCGGGATCGAGGCGGTGGTGATCGTCCCCCTCGGCTTCGTCAGCGACCACATGGAAGTGCTGTGGGACCTGGACACCGAAGCGATGGAAGCCGCTGAGGCGGCCGGCATCCGTGCCGTGCGCACCCCCACTCCCGGAGTCGATCCGGCCTTCGTCAGCGGCCTCGTCGACCTCGTGGTCGAGCGTCGCGACGGCACACCCGCGGCTGAGCGTCCGCACCTCACCCCCCTCGGCCCCTGGTTCGACGTCTGTCGCCCCGCGTGCTGCGAGAACATCCGTGCCGGGTTCAAGCCCGCCGTGTCTGGAGTCCTGCCATGA